CGGAAAACGAGTTTGGTTTCCACTATCTGCCGAAACTACAAAAAGGTGGTATCGACCACTTCCGTTTCATTGAACAGATGTATGAAGGTAAAATCAACGGTTACTTCTGTCAAGGTATGAACCCGATTGCTTCTTACCCGAACTCGCAAAAAATTATTAAAGCATTAAGCAATTTGAAATATTTAGTCATTTTTGACCCGCTTGTAACTGATACTTCAGAGTTCTGGAAAAATCACGGTGAGTTCAATAATGTAAATTCTGCAGAAATCCAAACGGAAGTATTCCGTTTACCAACAACTTGTTTCGCAGAAGAAGATGGTTCAATTGCAAACTCAGGTCGTTGGTTACAATGGCACTGGAAAGCGGCTGATGCTCCACACGAAGCAAAACCGGATATTGATATCTTATCTGAAATTCGTGCTGAGTTAATCCATCTTTACCATAAAGAAGGTGGTAAAGCTCCGCTAGAGCCATTAGAAGCAATGACTTGGAATTATGCAAATCCACTAGAGCCAAAAGCAGAAGAAATCGCGAAGGAAAACAATGGTTATGCTTTAGCCGATGTAAAAGATGCTGATGGTAATATCCTAGTAAAACAAGGCGAATTACTATCAAGTTTCGGTCAAATGCGTGATGACGGTACAACCTCAGGTGCGTGCTGGATCTACACTGGTCAATGGACACAAAAAGGTAACCAAATGGCTAACCGTGATAACTCAGACCCATCAGGCTTGGGTAACACTTTAGGTTGGGCATTTGCGTGGCCGGCGAACCGCCGTATTCTTTATAACCGTGCATCAGCGGATTTAAGTGGTAAGCCTTGGAATCCGAAACGCCAATTAGTGAAATGGAACGGTAAAAACTGGAACTACATTGATGTGGCTGACTTCGGTACAGCACCACCAAATGCACCAACAATGCCATTTATTATGCAACCAGAAGGTGTATCAGGCTTGTTCGTACGTGAACGCATGATTGATGGTGCGTTCCCAGAACACTATGAGCCGTTAGAAACCCCGATCGGTACTAACCCGTTACACCCTAATGTAATTTACAGTCCGGTTGCTCGCATTTTACCAACGGATAAAGCGGATTTAGGTACAAGTGATGAGTTCCCTTATGTAGGCACAACTTACCGCTTAACGGAACACTTCCACTACTGGACGAAGAATGCGTTGATCAACGTAATCGCTCAACCGGAGCAATTTGTTGAAATCGGCGAGAAATTAGCTGAAGAAAGAGGCATTAAAAACGGCGATAAAGTACGTGTTTGGTCTAAACGCGGCGAAATTAAAGCAGTTGCAGTAGTAACGAAACGTATTCGTTCATTAGTATCAGATGGCAAGCCAATCCATACTATCGGTATTCCGATTCACTGGGGCTTTGCAGCAACTACCGGTGCGAAAAAAGGTTACTTTGCGAATAACTTAACCGTACGTTCGGGCGATCCTAGCTCTAATACGCCAGAGTCTAAATGTATGTTGTTAAACATTGAGAGAATTGGAGGCTAAAAAATGGGTGTAGTTCAATCTCAAAACATTATTAAGATCTCCGCAACCTCTGGTTTAACACCTGCTCCACAGGCTCGTTCCCACCAAGTGGAAGTGGCAAAATTAATTGATGTAACTACCTGTATCGGCTGTAAGGCTTGTCAGGTAGGCTGTTCAGAGTGGAATGATATCCGCTCTGATATCAATGCTGCTTGTGTTGGTGTTTACGATAACCCAGCTGATCTGAATGCAAAAGCGTGGACGGTAATGAAATTCAACGAAGTTGAAGAAAATGACCGTTTAGAGTGGTTAATTCGTAAAGACGGCTGTATGCACTGTACTGAACCGGGCTGCTTGAAAGCCTGCCCTGCTCCGGGTGCAATTATTCAATACGCTAACGGTATTGTAGATTTCCAATCTGATAAATGTATCGGTTGTGGTTACTGTATCGCAGGTTGTCCGTTCAACATTCCACGTATGAACCCGGAAGATAACCGTGTTTACAAATGCACATTATGTGTGGATCGTGTAACGGTAGGTCAAGAGCCGGCTTGTGTGAAAACTTGCCCAACAGGTGCAATTCGCTTTGGTAGCAAAGAACAAATGAAGTTCTATGCAGAACAACGTATTGCAGACCTTAAAGCTCGTGGTTATGAAAATGCTGGTCTTTATGATCCGGAGGGTGTGGGTGGTACACACGTTATGTATGTATTACATCACGCAGACAAACCGGAACTTTATTCAGGTTTACCGAAAGATCCGAAGATTGACACCACAGTTACAATATGGAAAGACATCTTAAAACCAGTTGCCGCTGTTGCATTAGGTGGTTTAGCATTAGCTGAAGTTGCACACTATGTAACGGTTGGTCCAAACGTTGAGGAAGATGTTGAAGATCATCACCACGATATTAGAGAAGGAGATAGACATGAGTAAGCCATATATCGTTACGAATGATACTAAAATCGTTCGTCATAAGCCGTTAGCTCGTGTTAGTCACTGGTTTCTCGTTATTTCATTCTTTATGACGATGTTTACCGGTGTAGCATTCTTCTTCCCTGATTTTGCGTGGCTAACAGAGATCTTAGGTACACCACAAATTGCTCGTGCGGTACACCCTTTCACCGGGATCGTTATGTTCATTGCATTTAGCATTGTTGCATTAATGTACTGGCATCATAATATTCCTGAGAAAAACGATATTCGCTGGGCAAAGGGTATTGTTGAGGTGTTAAAAGGTAATGAACACGCGGTTGCCGATAACGGCAAATATAATCTAGGTCAGAAATTACTCTTCTGGACATTGATTATTGCAATGTTTACCCTTTTAATTACGGGAATTATTATGTGGAGACAATTCTTCTCAGAATACTTCTCAATCCCTGTGATTAGAATTGCGATTTTACTTCACTCTACAATGGCATTTATGCTATTTACCGGTATTCTAGTACATATCTATATGGCATTCTGGGTAAAAGGCTCAATCAGAGGTATGGTTGAAGGCTGGGTAACCGTTCGCTGGGCGAAAAAACACCACCCAAGATGGTATCGTGAAGAAGTGTTACCTGAAATCGAAAAACACGTTAAGAAAGATAACACTATCCAATAATCACACAAAGTGCGGAGAATTCCGCACTTTTATTTTATGACTTAGGAAAGTTATGAGTATCAAAATTGTACAGCAAGATGAAATTCAACAAGTTGCCAGTTCATTCCAACAACCAGAATTACTTTTTGCTAACCCTAAAAACCTCTACTCTCGCCGTGCAAAGCGTTTACGCGAGTTAGCCAAAGAAAATCCGTTTGGCGATTATATGGAATTTTCCGCTAATTTAGTGGACATTCAGCTTGAATTATTAACCAATAGACCAATTGCAAATTATTCGGAAAAAGTAACCGCTTGTGTTGAACTAACACAAGGCGATAAACCACTAAACAGCAAAAATTTCCAACGTAGTGATGAGTGGAGAGAACTATTATTTGCTATTATTGAAAAATTCAAGCCTTACGCTAATGACACCATTCTCCCAACACTAGAATGGTTGGAAAAAACCTCTGCTTCTGAGTTAGAAACCTTAGCAGATAATCTTTTAAATGAGCATCATGAACTTGTAGCAGCAGATAAGGCAGTATTTATTTGGGCTGCTCTTTCACTGTATTGGGTGCAATTAGCACAACAATTGCCCCGTAATACGCGTGCTGAAGTGGGGCATAAACATTTTTGCCCTGTTTGTAACTCTGCACCTGTTACCAGCGTGATTCATTTTGGCGAAGCACAAGGTTTACGCTATTTACACTGCTCTTTATGCGAAAGTGAATGGCACGTAGTGAGGGCAAAATGCACTAACTGTGATGAAACAGGCAAGCTGGATTACTGGAGTTTAGACTCTATGGAGGCAGCAGTTAAAGCAGAAAGTTGCGGAGATTGCCACTCTTACTTAAAAGTGCTTTATCAAGATAAAGATTTTAATGTTGAGCCTGTAGCGGACGATTTAGCCAGCCTGTTTTTAGATTCTGAAATGGAACAAAAAGGCTTATCCAGAAGTGGTGTAAATCCATTCTTATTTCAAGGCGAATAACTAAAAAACGGAGCATAAGCTCCGTTTTTATCTTGGTCGGGAAATTTTCTTGCTTTCGCAGCGGTTTTCAATCACATCTCTATCAGACATAAACGCATATCGGCATTGAGATTTATAGTATTGTACTTCAGCTCTATCCAGAATTCGCTGAGCACCGACACGTAACTCCTCCATAGAAAAGCTACTCACTTCCTCCTCTTTTGGAGGCACTTTTAGTACTCTACGTTCTGAAATCTTAAATGCAGGTTTATTTTCTTGCTGTTTAGCATCACTTACATTGCTTTTATGATTAGTTTGAGCATAAGCACTTCCAATCATAAACAAACATAAAGTAACTAAACTAAGAGATGCCTTCATAGGTTTCCTAAAAATTTATTAGAAAATATTTTCTATACATCGTCATATTCTAGTATATTTATCGCATCGTTACAAATTCTTCTGAACCTGTTGGGTGAATAGCAACGGTATTGTCAAAATCCGCCTTTGTTGCCCCCATTTTGATCGCAACCGCAAAACCTTGAATCATCTCATCAACACCAAAGCCAATACCGTGTAAACCAACAATTTTCTCTTCTTTACCCACACATACCAATTTCATTCGGCAAGGCTGGCGGTGTTGAGTAACCGCCGTGTACATTGCAGTAAAAGACGACTTATAAACTTTTACATTATCTTTACCATATTGCTCAATGGCTTGTGGCTCAGTTAAACCAATAGCCCCAATTGGTGGGTGGCTAAATACGACTGTTGGTATTAAGTTATAGTCTAAATGTTCGTTGGGTTTATTGTTGAATAAGCGTTCTGATAATCGACGCCCCGCCGCAACCGCTACAGGCGTTAATTCAATGCCACCTTCAATAATATCACCCACCGCATAAATATTCGGCACATTGGTATTTTGGAATTTATCTACCTTGATAAAACCACGTTCGTTTGTTTGAACGCCTGTTACGTCCAAATTAATCACATCGGTTGCTGGCTCACGACCAATTGCCCAAACTAAGGTTTCAATAGTAGTTTCACGCCCGTCTTCTAAAATTAAAGTCAGTGTTCCATCTTGGTTTTTTGTTACTTTTTGTGGAATAGCTTGGGTATGTAGTTCAATACCATCTTGAGCTAATACTTCGAGCAAGGTTTCCACAATCAGCGGATCTTGCTGACGCAACGGTGCGTGCTGGCGAACAAACAAATGCGTTTTTACCCCTAAGCTATTAAATACGCCGGCTAACTCAACCGCAATATAACCAGCTCCCACAATTGCCACCGATTTTGGCAACGCATCTAACGCAAATACACCATCTGAAGTAATGCCATACTCTGCCCCTTCTAAATCCGGAATAGTTGGGCGACCGCCTGTTGCAATTAAAATATGATCAGCGGTAACTTCTTCTTTCGAACCATCTTCATAACTTACTTCAATCGTTTTTTCATCTTTAAAGCGAGCAAAACCATTTAACACATCAACATTATTTTTGCTTAGTACATTATTGTAAGAAGTATGGATACGCTCAATATACGCTTGTCGGCTTTCAACCAATTTTGCATAGTCAAAATGATTAACAGAGACATCAAAACCATAATCAGGAGCATAGCGATGGATCGCTTCTGCAATTTGAGCACCATAAAACATTACCTTTTTCGGCACACAACCCACATTAACGCAAGTCCCACCTAGATGTTTTGCTTCAATAATGGCACATTTCTTCCCATAACTTGCTGCTCTATTAATAGACGCAATACCGCCACTACCACCACCAATCGCAACATAATCATAATGTTTTGCCATAATCTACTCCCTATCAGTCTAAAATAATAAAAGCGATTTTATTATAATCGCTTTTATCAAAAATGTATGTTGTCATCAATATTAATGTTTAACGTGTTGGGCATTCAATATTTTATCAATATATGCTAACACTAATGCAGAAATCACAAAGGTAACGTGGATAATTACTTGCCACATCATTTGCTTTTCATCAAGGTTGGAAGCATTGATAAATGTTTGCAGTAAGTGAATAGATGAAATGCTGATAATTGCCATCGAAAGTTTTACTTTCAGCACTGTTGCATTGACGTGATCAAGCCATTCAGGCTGATCCGGATGCCCATCAACTCGCAATCTGGAAACAAAGGTTTCATAACCACCTACAATAACCATCACTAAAAGATTGGCGATCATCACTACATCAATAAGATTTAATACAGCTAACATTACCATATTAGAATCCATCTGGTTTAGATCAACCACTAAATGATATAGCGACTTCATAAACTTATAAGCATAAATACCCTGTACAACAATTAAACCTAAATAAATAGGCAATTGTAACCAGCGGCTGGCAAAAATAATTTTACTTAAAATATTCGCTCTTGTTTCTAACTCTGTATTCATATCAATCCCACATAACTATAAAAACCATAATAAAAGCGGTCGAATTCTAGCAATTTTTTGCAAAAAAATTAAGAGATTCGACCGCTTGTTTTTAAGATTATTTATTACTTTTTAAATCCTTTCCCATCATTCCAAGACACCGTATATTCTAAGCCTAAACGGCAGCTTGGTAATGCCGGATTTGCCGCCCGTCCAATAGCTAATAACATTACAGGCAAATAGCGAGAACTGTCAATTTCCAGTAAATCAACTACCGCATTACGGTTAAATACACCGATTGCGTGGGTATCGTACCCCCTATCTTTGGCAATCAACATCAGCTGCATAGCGATTAAACTGCTATCAATTAACACTTGATCTCGAATATCTGCTTCCGTTAATTGCTGATGAAGACCAAGTAAAAAATCAAATTTACGATCACGGAACTCTGGGTGCAAACATCCCGTTTCAACCGACTGATCAACAATATCGCCTAACAATTTTTCATATTGCAAATCCGCCAAAACCACAATCACAGCAGAAGCCGTTTCACAAGGTGGACCATTAAAGGCAACATTACCCGATAGCTCTTTTTTGATTGCGTTATCATCAACCACTACAAATCGCCAAGGTTGTAAATTCGCTTTTGAAGGAGCAAGTTGTGCTAATGCCAACATCTCCTGCAGCTCTTCACGACTGATTTTCACTGTAGGATTAAAGGCTTTAATGGTTTTGCGTTGCTCTATAACCGTTTTTAATTCCATCTTATTTCTCCTATATAAACATTTTTAGTCTATAACGTCGAAAACTTCAATGTAATAATTGAAAATAGGTATTCCGCTCGTTTCTTGAGATAAGTCAAAATTATCAAATCAACAAGCGGTCAAATTTTACTAAAAATTTGCAAATCACTTACAAAAATTTTCCAATGTTCAACCGCTTGTTGCTATTTCTTATTCGCTTTTAGCATCGCCATTAAATTAGCAATATTAGCAGATGATTTAGCCTCTTTTTGTTGCTCAGTGAGCGGTGGCTTATCTCTTTCCCACACCAAATCATCTTGTGGCAATTCCAGCAAAAAACGGCTTGGTTCAGGTTTGATAATTTCACCATATTGCCGACGTTCTTTGCATAGCGAGAAGGTTAGCGTTTGCTGGGCTCGGGTAATGCCAACGTAAGCCAAACGGCGTTCTTCGTCTACATTCTCTTCGTCAAGGCTGGTTTGGTGTGGCAAAATGCCCTCTTCCATTCCGATCAGAAAAACGTGGGGAAACTCTAAGCCTTTTGAGGCGTGTAAGGTCATAAGCTGTACTTGGTCGGCTTCATCATCGTCTTCGCCCCGTTCGAGCATATCGCGTAAAGTCAGGCGATTGACTACTTGCACCAAATTCATTGGTTCTTCAATTTCATCCCCTTCCAGCATACCTTGAACCCATTCAAACAGGGTTTGCACATTCCGGCTTTGCATTTCTGCCATTTTCGGGTTGGTAGCGGTCTCATATAAGTACGCTTCGTACTGAATTTTCGCCAATAAATCTTTCACCGCTTCAATCGGATCTGAACGCTCCGCCTGATCAGCAATTTCCACAATCCAGCGGGCGAAATCTTGCAGGGCTTGGTAAGGTTTCGGCGTTAAGCGTTGTATCAGCTCAAAATCGAAAATCGCCTCAAACAGACTGACTTGTTTTTCATTCGCCAATATTCCCAATTTTTCTAGCGTTGCCGCACCAATTTCTCGCTTTGGTGTGTTCACAATACGTAAAAATGCCGCATCATCATCTTGATTTACCACCAAACGCAGATATGCCATCATATCTTTGATTTCTGCCCGAGCAAAAAACGATGTACCACCTGAAATTTTGTACGGAATGCGGTTTTGCATCAGTAATTTTTCGAGCAAGCGAGATTGGTGATTACCCCGATACAAAATGGCATAATCCTTATATTTAGTCTTTTTAGAAAAGCGATGAGCGATAAGCTCGCCGACAATTCGCTCGGCTTCGTTTTCTTCATTTTTTGCCTCGATCACATTCAGTTTTTCGCCTTCACCCAGCTCAGAAAAGAGGCGTTTGGTGAACAGATGATCGTTGTTATCGATCAAAATATTGGCACAATGCAAAATCCGCTGGCTAGAACGGTAATTTTGTTCTAGTTTGATCACTTTCAGATCAAAATCTTCACGCAAGCGTTGCATATTTTCAGGCTTCGCCCCACGCCACGAGTAGATGGATTGGTCATCATCACCCACTACCGTAAAGTTTGGCTCATCGCCGACAATCAGCTTAATCAACTCATATTGGCTGGTGTTGGTGTCTTGGTATTCATCTACTAACAGATAGCGAATTTTATGCTGCCAACGAGCTTTTGCTTCAGGAAATTGGAGGAAAAGTAGTACGGGGAGCATAATGAGATCATCAAAATCCAAAGCGTTATAAGCCTTCAGTTGATTTTGATAGAGCTGATAGAAGTGAGAAAAGACCCGCTCACGCTCATCTCGCACACGAGCAATTACCATTTCAGGGGACAGTAGATCGTTCTTCCAATTTGAAATAGTGGAAATGAGGGTTTTAAGCAGATCTTTATCTTCTGTCACATTTTCCGGCAACAGATGTTTAAGCAAGGCAATTTGGTCGTGTTCGTCAAATAACGTCATTCCCGACTTAAAGCCAAGCAATTTGTACTCTCGCTTTAAAATCTCAAAACCAAGAGTGTGGAAAGTTGAAATCGTCAGCCCTTTGCTATTTTCTTTACCGATAGAGTGAGCCACTCTCTCCCGCATTTCACGGGCGGCTTTATTGGTAAAGGTTACTGCCGCAATCTGTTTCGGGGAATAGCCGCAATTTGCAATTAAGTGAGCGATTTTATTAATAATCACCCGAGTTTTGCCCGAACCGGCACCTGCCAGTACAAGGCAAGCCCCTTGAGTGTATTCCACCGCTTGTTGTTGTTGAGAGTTGAGTTTCATTAGATCTGTTGGAAAGTGATTTTGACGACTATTTTAACGGAAAGAAAATAAGCGGTCTAATTTTTCAAAAATTTTATAAATTGAAGAAACGCTATAAAAGACAGAAATTAGATGGCTGGGGTACTAGGATTCGAACCTAGGGATGCCGAGATCAAAACCCGGTGCCTTACCGCTTGGCGATACCCCAAAAGAAAAAAACTAACTTACGTTAGCTTATGAGATTTGATAATTTGAAATTAGATGGCTGGGGTACTAGGATTCGAACCTAGGGATGCCGAGATCAAAACCCGGTGCCTTACCGCTTGGCGATACCCCAACACTAATTTTTGTTAATCGATAAATGGTGCGGGACGAGGGACTTGAACCCACACACCTCGCGGCGCCAGAACCTAAATCTGGTGCGTCTACCAATTTCGCCAGTCCCGCAATGGTGGCTACAGCGAGATTCGAACTTGCGACCCCAACATTATGAGTGTTGTGCTCTAACCAGCTGAGCTATGTAGCCATTTGCGTTCACCATATCGGTTAACGGAGTGCATTATGCTGATTTTAAGGCTCTCCGTCAAATACTTTTTTTGAAATTTTTGATTTTTTAGTTTGCTTGTATAGATATTCGTCGTTTTGGCGGAAATCTACCGTTTTTTGTTTATAAAATAATAGCTTATCTTTTGCTATTGAGTAGATTGCATCTCTTGCTTTAATTGTTTTAGTACAGCTTCAATATCAGGAAATTTATCTTCCCACAACGCAAAAGCAAAAGCAGCTTGCCCAACCAACATTCCTAAACCATCTTGATATTCTATAGAACCACAATCTCTCGCATAATTGAGAAATGGCGTTTGCATATTAACGGCATATTGCATATCGTAAATTTTGGCTGAAGCCATTAATGATATTGGTAGTTCAACATATTTTCCCTGCAAGCCCAGAGAAGTTGCATTAATGATTAAATCAAACTGTCGTCCGGCAAGCTCCTCTAAACAAGCGGTCTGGATTTTGCCAAATTTTGCAAATTTTTCTGCTAAAATGACCGCTTTATCTATAGTACGGTTATAAATGGTGATCTCTAGCCCAGACTGAAGTAACGGTAGCAATACACCTTTGGTTGCACCTCCTGCCCCTAGAATTAAGGTCTTTTGCCCTGCTTTTAGCCAACCAAGACGCTCTAAATCAGCTACTAAACCCTTACCATCTGTATTATCAGCATATAAACGCCCATCATCTAATCGTTTTAAAGTATTACAAGCCTCTGCTAATAAACAACTTTCGCTATATTCATCAGCGACAGCAAATGCTCGCTCTTTAAATGGAGCAGTGATATTACACCCTTTCGCCCCTGAATTGAAAAACTCTGCTAATTGTTGCTCAAAGGCAGTCTCATCACCTAATTTCGCAACATATTCAATTTCTCGTTGGGTTTGCAAACTGAAAAGTTGATGAATGCGAGGTGATTTACTTTGAACAATAGGGTTACCCCAAACAGCGTATTGGTTCATTATCTATCCTTGTCTAAAAATCTGTTGGCTGAAAATATCTCGAATTTCAGAAGGGTTTTCTCTGCCTAACGTCTCTGCATTTAATACAGGAAAATCGTCCCCAAATTGAGACCACACTTCTAGTGCATTTCGGCAAGGTGGCTCACCTGTTAAATTAGCACTGGTTGAAGTTAGAGCAAAGCCCGTTGCCTCACAGAGTGCTATTACCGCAGGTACTTTACATAAACGCACGGCAATAGAATCAAATTTGCCTGTGAGGTAACTCGACACACTATTTTTTACAGGTACGATCCAAGTAATAGCTTGCTCACCAATTTGGTTTAGCTGGTGCCAAGCCTGCTCTGTCATTCTGTTGTCATCAATATAAGGAAGAAGATATTTTAAATCGGAAGCCAGTAAAATTAAGCCTTTTTCTTCAGGGCGTTGCTTTAATGCGAGTAATTTCCTCACTGCTTTTTCACTTTGCGGATTGCAACCTAAGCCAAAAACCGCTTCGGTTGGATAAGCCACAACTTCTTCTTGCTTTAATTGATTAACTATTTCTAAAAAATTATTCATTCGCTTGTACTTTAGTTTGGTGCTGGCAGCTTTTGTTAGCACAGATACTGTATTGTCTACCCTTCACTTTTTTGATGGTAGCAAGTTCGCAACCACATCTTTCACACTGTTGCTTAATCGGTCGAGTTGCTAAGGTAAATTTACAATCAGGGAAGCCTGTACAGCCATAAAATGTTTTTCCCGACCGTCCTTTCCTAGCAACCAGTTTATGTTGCTTGCATTCAGGGCAATCAAATTCTTCTACCTCAGCCTCTTCGTGAACAATAAAATGACATTCAGGATAGT
The sequence above is a segment of the Mannheimia bovis genome. Coding sequences within it:
- the fdxH gene encoding formate dehydrogenase subunit beta, whose translation is MGVVQSQNIIKISATSGLTPAPQARSHQVEVAKLIDVTTCIGCKACQVGCSEWNDIRSDINAACVGVYDNPADLNAKAWTVMKFNEVEENDRLEWLIRKDGCMHCTEPGCLKACPAPGAIIQYANGIVDFQSDKCIGCGYCIAGCPFNIPRMNPEDNRVYKCTLCVDRVTVGQEPACVKTCPTGAIRFGSKEQMKFYAEQRIADLKARGYENAGLYDPEGVGGTHVMYVLHHADKPELYSGLPKDPKIDTTVTIWKDILKPVAAVALGGLALAEVAHYVTVGPNVEEDVEDHHHDIREGDRHE
- a CDS encoding formate dehydrogenase subunit gamma, coding for MSKPYIVTNDTKIVRHKPLARVSHWFLVISFFMTMFTGVAFFFPDFAWLTEILGTPQIARAVHPFTGIVMFIAFSIVALMYWHHNIPEKNDIRWAKGIVEVLKGNEHAVADNGKYNLGQKLLFWTLIIAMFTLLITGIIMWRQFFSEYFSIPVIRIAILLHSTMAFMLFTGILVHIYMAFWVKGSIRGMVEGWVTVRWAKKHHPRWYREEVLPEIEKHVKKDNTIQ
- the fdhE gene encoding formate dehydrogenase accessory protein FdhE; translated protein: MSIKIVQQDEIQQVASSFQQPELLFANPKNLYSRRAKRLRELAKENPFGDYMEFSANLVDIQLELLTNRPIANYSEKVTACVELTQGDKPLNSKNFQRSDEWRELLFAIIEKFKPYANDTILPTLEWLEKTSASELETLADNLLNEHHELVAADKAVFIWAALSLYWVQLAQQLPRNTRAEVGHKHFCPVCNSAPVTSVIHFGEAQGLRYLHCSLCESEWHVVRAKCTNCDETGKLDYWSLDSMEAAVKAESCGDCHSYLKVLYQDKDFNVEPVADDLASLFLDSEMEQKGLSRSGVNPFLFQGE
- the gorA gene encoding glutathione-disulfide reductase produces the protein MAKHYDYVAIGGGSGGIASINRAASYGKKCAIIEAKHLGGTCVNVGCVPKKVMFYGAQIAEAIHRYAPDYGFDVSVNHFDYAKLVESRQAYIERIHTSYNNVLSKNNVDVLNGFARFKDEKTIEVSYEDGSKEEVTADHILIATGGRPTIPDLEGAEYGITSDGVFALDALPKSVAIVGAGYIAVELAGVFNSLGVKTHLFVRQHAPLRQQDPLIVETLLEVLAQDGIELHTQAIPQKVTKNQDGTLTLILEDGRETTIETLVWAIGREPATDVINLDVTGVQTNERGFIKVDKFQNTNVPNIYAVGDIIEGGIELTPVAVAAGRRLSERLFNNKPNEHLDYNLIPTVVFSHPPIGAIGLTEPQAIEQYGKDNVKVYKSSFTAMYTAVTQHRQPCRMKLVCVGKEEKIVGLHGIGFGVDEMIQGFAVAIKMGATKADFDNTVAIHPTGSEEFVTMR
- a CDS encoding TIGR00645 family protein, whose amino-acid sequence is MNTELETRANILSKIIFASRWLQLPIYLGLIVVQGIYAYKFMKSLYHLVVDLNQMDSNMVMLAVLNLIDVVMIANLLVMVIVGGYETFVSRLRVDGHPDQPEWLDHVNATVLKVKLSMAIISISSIHLLQTFINASNLDEKQMMWQVIIHVTFVISALVLAYIDKILNAQHVKH
- a CDS encoding nitroreductase family protein, with product MELKTVIEQRKTIKAFNPTVKISREELQEMLALAQLAPSKANLQPWRFVVVDDNAIKKELSGNVAFNGPPCETASAVIVVLADLQYEKLLGDIVDQSVETGCLHPEFRDRKFDFLLGLHQQLTEADIRDQVLIDSSLIAMQLMLIAKDRGYDTHAIGVFNRNAVVDLLEIDSSRYLPVMLLAIGRAANPALPSCRLGLEYTVSWNDGKGFKK
- the rep gene encoding DNA helicase Rep; the encoded protein is MKLNSQQQQAVEYTQGACLVLAGAGSGKTRVIINKIAHLIANCGYSPKQIAAVTFTNKAAREMRERVAHSIGKENSKGLTISTFHTLGFEILKREYKLLGFKSGMTLFDEHDQIALLKHLLPENVTEDKDLLKTLISTISNWKNDLLSPEMVIARVRDERERVFSHFYQLYQNQLKAYNALDFDDLIMLPVLLFLQFPEAKARWQHKIRYLLVDEYQDTNTSQYELIKLIVGDEPNFTVVGDDDQSIYSWRGAKPENMQRLREDFDLKVIKLEQNYRSSQRILHCANILIDNNDHLFTKRLFSELGEGEKLNVIEAKNEENEAERIVGELIAHRFSKKTKYKDYAILYRGNHQSRLLEKLLMQNRIPYKISGGTSFFARAEIKDMMAYLRLVVNQDDDAAFLRIVNTPKREIGAATLEKLGILANEKQVSLFEAIFDFELIQRLTPKPYQALQDFARWIVEIADQAERSDPIEAVKDLLAKIQYEAYLYETATNPKMAEMQSRNVQTLFEWVQGMLEGDEIEEPMNLVQVVNRLTLRDMLERGEDDDEADQVQLMTLHASKGLEFPHVFLIGMEEGILPHQTSLDEENVDEERRLAYVGITRAQQTLTFSLCKERRQYGEIIKPEPSRFLLELPQDDLVWERDKPPLTEQQKEAKSSANIANLMAMLKANKK
- the aroE gene encoding shikimate dehydrogenase → MNQYAVWGNPIVQSKSPRIHQLFSLQTQREIEYVAKLGDETAFEQQLAEFFNSGAKGCNITAPFKERAFAVADEYSESCLLAEACNTLKRLDDGRLYADNTDGKGLVADLERLGWLKAGQKTLILGAGGATKGVLLPLLQSGLEITIYNRTIDKAVILAEKFAKFGKIQTACLEELAGRQFDLIINATSLGLQGKYVELPISLMASAKIYDMQYAVNMQTPFLNYARDCGSIEYQDGLGMLVGQAAFAFALWEDKFPDIEAVLKQLKQEMQSTQ
- a CDS encoding Sua5/YciO/YrdC/YwlC family protein; the encoded protein is MNNFLEIVNQLKQEEVVAYPTEAVFGLGCNPQSEKAVRKLLALKQRPEEKGLILLASDLKYLLPYIDDNRMTEQAWHQLNQIGEQAITWIVPVKNSVSSYLTGKFDSIAVRLCKVPAVIALCEATGFALTSTSANLTGEPPCRNALEVWSQFGDDFPVLNAETLGRENPSEIRDIFSQQIFRQG
- a CDS encoding DNA topoisomerase family protein, with translation MALFKSTKQVELCPKCHSPLQLKQGKKGLFLGCSAYPVCDYIKPSHQENHIIKALEECCPECGHHLQLKQGSYGIFIGCSNYPECHFIVHEEAEVEEFDCPECKQHKLVARKGRSGKTFYGCTGFPDCKFTLATRPIKQQCERCGCELATIKKVKGRQYSICANKSCQHQTKVQANE